The Natronoglycomyces albus genome has a segment encoding these proteins:
- a CDS encoding ABC transporter ATP-binding protein codes for MVNQHSNLAIEVSGLRKKYGQQHVLRGIDFSVEPGAIFGMLGPNGAGKTTTVKILSTLASPDSGRIRVAGADPVSNPKAVRSAIGVTGQFSAIDDLLTGEENLRLMADLHHLDRSTARTRISDLLERFDLTSAAKKKPSSYSGGMRRRLDVAMGLMGSPQIIFLDEPTTGVDPRGRKTMWDIVRNLAEDGITVFLTTQYLEEADELADHIALLDDGHIVAEGTPEELKASIPGGHIELRFNTQSDLTIAENTLRGSERFDSEIALRVSGGNDITHLRGILQKLDEASVPVANLSIHSPDLDDVFLELTSQPNQTKRALA; via the coding sequence ATAGTGAATCAACATTCAAACCTAGCCATTGAGGTCAGTGGCCTCCGGAAGAAATATGGCCAACAGCATGTTCTCAGAGGCATCGACTTCTCAGTAGAGCCGGGTGCCATTTTTGGAATGCTGGGCCCGAACGGAGCCGGGAAAACGACTACAGTGAAAATTCTGTCGACCCTGGCCTCTCCCGACTCCGGGAGAATTCGCGTGGCCGGTGCCGATCCAGTCTCGAACCCGAAGGCCGTGCGATCAGCCATCGGCGTCACCGGCCAATTCTCAGCCATCGATGACCTGCTCACCGGCGAAGAGAACCTGCGGCTCATGGCCGACCTCCACCATCTCGATCGCTCCACGGCTCGCACTCGAATTAGCGACCTGCTGGAACGATTTGACCTGACTTCAGCAGCGAAGAAGAAGCCATCGAGCTATTCGGGAGGGATGCGGAGGCGACTCGATGTGGCAATGGGCCTCATGGGTTCGCCACAAATCATCTTCCTCGACGAACCCACCACCGGAGTCGACCCCCGGGGCCGGAAAACAATGTGGGACATAGTGCGCAACCTCGCTGAAGACGGCATCACCGTTTTTCTCACCACTCAATATTTGGAGGAAGCCGACGAGCTAGCCGACCACATCGCACTACTCGATGATGGCCACATCGTCGCCGAAGGCACCCCTGAGGAGTTGAAAGCAAGCATCCCCGGAGGCCATATCGAACTTCGATTCAACACCCAATCTGACCTGACGATCGCTGAGAATACCTTGCGTGGCAGCGAACGTTTTGACAGCGAGATTGCACTACGCGTATCCGGCGGAAACGACATCACCCATCTGCGCGGCATCCTGCAAAAACTCGATGAAGCGTCCGTGCCGGTGGCGAATCTCAGCATTCATTCCCCGGATCTCGACGACGTCTTTCTCGAATTGACAAGTCAGCCGAACCAAACGAAAAGGGCCCTCGCATGA
- a CDS encoding DUF4097 family beta strand repeat-containing protein, whose translation MQTFPTPQPVRVEVKSACGRVDITATDTTDTTLEVLPSNEDRKADVDAAAKTTVEFTDGVLTVIGPNASGVGAVFTGKRTGWIDISLTVPTGSSVAVTTAVANFCAKGDLGETKVRTGVGDIDIDHASSVAAKSSTGRIRVGHIAGNAELKTAGRIDIKTIEGRSSIHNVTGATHVGQLGKASRIKSSNGDISVEQARGDLDVSTANGNVAIGEVMTGKSQIRSGYGDISLGIRHGTAAWLDINTGFGRIENSMDESNQPDPESDSVSVTARTTHGDITIHHA comes from the coding sequence ATGCAAACCTTCCCCACACCACAGCCGGTTCGCGTAGAGGTAAAGAGCGCGTGCGGACGCGTCGACATCACCGCGACTGACACCACCGACACCACGCTCGAGGTTCTACCCAGCAACGAAGACAGAAAAGCCGATGTGGACGCGGCTGCGAAAACCACCGTCGAGTTCACCGACGGCGTACTCACCGTTATCGGCCCCAACGCAAGTGGCGTCGGCGCGGTCTTTACCGGGAAGCGAACCGGATGGATCGACATCTCGCTCACGGTTCCCACCGGTAGCTCAGTGGCGGTGACGACTGCGGTTGCCAACTTCTGCGCCAAAGGCGACTTGGGAGAAACCAAGGTGCGCACCGGAGTCGGAGACATCGATATCGATCACGCTTCCTCCGTGGCGGCGAAATCGAGCACCGGCCGCATTCGCGTCGGTCACATCGCGGGAAATGCGGAACTAAAAACCGCTGGACGCATCGACATTAAAACCATCGAGGGACGTAGCAGCATCCATAACGTCACCGGAGCCACGCACGTTGGGCAGCTGGGCAAAGCCTCCCGCATCAAGTCATCCAATGGGGATATCAGCGTCGAACAGGCTCGTGGAGACCTAGATGTTTCCACCGCCAACGGAAACGTCGCCATAGGCGAGGTGATGACCGGCAAATCACAAATCAGGTCGGGGTACGGAGACATCAGTCTCGGTATTCGCCACGGCACGGCCGCGTGGCTGGACATCAACACCGGATTTGGCCGTATCGAAAACTCTATGGACGAATCCAACCAACCCGATCCCGAATCAGACAGCGTGTCAGTAACAGCCCGGACCACTCACGGAGACATAACCATTCACCATGCGTGA